The segment GAGGAGTCTAAGCAGTCCAATTCGAAGAGTTCTCTCAAAGACATtaataggaagaaaggaagagagaatgagagagagaaagagagagagagggaggaaggaaatgaaagaaagaaaagaacgaaagaaaaagaaggaaaggggtcAAATAAATGTCTTGTTCAAGACAATGTGACCTCTGATGGACGGTTGGCTGGGTCCTCTTGGTAACTGCGTAGAAGAAATCTTAATCTGATTAAAATCTACCAGATTTGATCAAGCACACTAGTTGTTCCCCAGGAGCAGCTAGCGATTTATCACAGGCAAAATGTCCCAGACCGGGTTTTCACACAACTTTCTCCAATACCTCTTTTTCACTGAGCGAATGTTTCAAGTTCCATCTcagctgtggtattttgttttgtattgttttgacAATATCATTAATTGAACATGTTACCTCTTTACAGTTTTTATAGGAAGTGGAAATTAGGAATAATTAGGAAATTATCATGAATGTAAATTAATCTTTAGAAGACATACACAGTCACAATTAGCAGCTATATTTTTACACACATTGATATTGTTTGTTTATGCCTGTTTCCTCCCTTAGGCAAGGATATCGAAACGAAACCTCACGGCGACCAGGGCAGCGGTGGCAGCGCATGTGCTGGGAGGACCTGGGCTTTCAACTTGTGCATGTCGTGTTCTGTTTGGGCTCTTTTGTTTATGTCAAATAGGAAGAGGTGTAAGTAAAAGACACCCAAAGACCTCCTTGATTTCTGGCCAGAGATCTAGAGCTGTAAGACCCTAAGACTAGAGAATTAAACTCTGCCTGGAGAGTCACTTAGATGCTTCCCAAATTCCAGATATAGTTTTTTGCTGAACCTATCTTCTTGTGTATTCCAAGGTCGAGATCAAGTGTGCTTTCTCCTCCAGGTTTTGCTGCCGGTCGCTACAGGCATGTAGTGAGAAACCTCCAGGTGTTCTCTGAGAGCCCCACGCTGTCCAATGTTCCTGACGTGCCGTCTATAAAGCCAGTGGACAGGTACCATTTTTCTGGGAGGGATTTTTAGCATGTTTCTACTTATAAGGTATACTTCTCGTTCCCTCATTGTGGGCTGGTCATCGCTAAttgaatgaaatttatttttagaagtgaCATTTCAGTCATGGGCATGATAACAGATTTGATGTATTCAATTAGGTAAGAGAACTAGTTCTTATGGAAACTTTGACAATAATGACATTGCCGTGATCAGTACAGGGACTCAGTAAAGGCACTGTGTGTATCTAAGCAGCCTCCTGAGTGTCTGTGTGTAAATGTATGTTCAAGTTCCTGTAGAGTTATCATGACACTAACAAGTGGAGCTCTCTATACATCACAGTTTAAATGTTTCCCAGAAGGTTCACAGGGCAGCTGGAATAGTCCCAGGCTTCAATTTGTGCAAAAGCACTCCCCTGGATTCCACTTATTAGGGCATGATTGTAAAGTTTTCCTGAGAATTAATTAGCTTGTAATTCCAGCTGTAACTCACAGCTTTCCATATTCAGCCTCACCGTGATAGTGTGGAGGAACTCTTATCATCTGTGCCCGGATTCTGATAGGTGGGCCCAGGTGAAGAAGTATTTTTGCTCTTTCAAAAAGGATCGTTCTTTCCATATATTTTGGATGAATATGTCaatcaaggaaagatttaaattaAACAGCAATAGTCAGCTAAGTTTGACCATTGTCATAGTCATGATCATAGCTTGTGAAATTCAGGGTTTGGAGACGGAACACAAAGTATAAAAAGGGACCTTATTGTATGCtcatcagaaaagaaaacagtcaAACTGGTCCACAGAATTCTGAAACAAGAAGCCACAAATTCTGAAACAAATAGGCACCGTCAGATTTCCCTCATGGGCGTCACTCAGTCATATGTTGTGAATTCTCTTTCTGTCAACCCAGGCTCAACAATCTGTGTTCCTCAAGTCATCTGTTGCTGGACCCTGGAGTCCTGGAGTCCCGAGTGTCAGATCCCCCCGGTGTGTGCTCTGGTGGGCACATCAGCTTCTTCTAGGAAGGCTGTAAGCAtggatctgttctctgtatccctcTCTCAGGCTGCAcctctctgattttcttccaGAAGACCTAATCTCTGGCCAGTAGCTTCTGGCAGGGACCTTCAGGCAAAaatgaagggagcagagaaagcatGTGTTGATGACAAGGCAGGGCAACTTCTTACACAGGCCAACATTATCAGATGGAGGAGAGTGGAATCTCTATGGAGGTGAGGTACATAAGTGCATGGGTCCCTGTAATTGTTCCATGAAGACTTAACTGGTAATTAATCTGAGGAGAAAATGGATTAATGGGCAGTGAAAAGACTGAGGAATCTGTTATGTAAAGCGTGTGCCACAATGGCTGCCAATTGACATAAGTGTTGTAAACcaaggaataaaatattcttatggggccggcccggtggcacaagcggtcgagtgcgtgcgctctgctgcggcggcccagggttcgccggttcggatcccgggcacgcaccgacgcaccgcttggcaagccgtgctgtggcggcgtcccatataaagtggagggagtcgGGCACGGATgtggcccaggaccagtcttcctcagcaaaaaaataaataaaaataaaaaaaggaggattggcaaatgttagcacagggctgatcttcctctccaaaaaaaaatatatatatattcttagagGCCAGTTTGTTGACAGTCTCTGTGTTGGGCCGTGCACTTGACTTGGAATGTGCTCTTCCTGACTCTGCAAGAGGATCCAAATTAGTGAAAACTTATTCACATTGATAAGACTTTACCAATAGAAAACCGACATGAAATCATCTTTCTAATTTATCAGTTTACCCCACAATGTGGGCCCAATAAGTAAGGCAGTGCTTAGAATGTCATTGAGCACACGAAGAAAATATGGAGCACGCTCGTTCTATCTCTatgtttttcacattctttgatgcTTGAGAGTGCCGTGTCATGGGTTCTGAGATGGCGGAGCCAGCCTGTGGTGTACCTAGCAGCCAAAAAGACACAGGGtcaattttgttcttctgaatTTGGAGCTCAGCGTCAGAAAACAGCAACATCAGAGAGCTGTTGCTCTATATGAGTCCAGGTGCCTGAGGATAAGAAAGGGTCGTAGTGTTGGCCGTGTTATTCATCAGACTAGCAGCCCTTTACATGGTATAGCAGAAGGTACCATGACAAACATTCAGCATTTTCCGTTTTTGTTAGAAGTGAGGACTCTCCTATCATTCTACTAATTTGTTTAGATTTGTCTATGGTGATAACATGTCTCAAAACAGCAAAAAAGCATGTACGTGAATAGACCCCGTTCAGATGACTCACTTAGGTTTTCGCTGAGATAATGACTGTCTACCACTGGGTGGAATAGGCAGAAAGCAAATAAGGACTTTTTACTGTATCGTGTTGACAACAGACTGTTATTCAAAGGTCATTTCTCTTGCAGGCTAccaattctttctctctgttataCATAtacctttaaaagtttttaatatctCTCTGTATGTACGTATTTTAAATGTGCATAGAAATATAGAGTTATACAAAATTCtgacaaatgaaaattctaaagctttaaactttagtttttaaaatataattttatcaagCAAATTATAAGACAATATTCTTCTACATGGATTTCAACCTCTTAATTTGAACATCAGGAAGAAACATAACATTTCTATAGACAAGAAACTAAAAGTAACAATCATTGTGAGTTGATGAGGGACTTGTGCTGTCTTctttttgttctgaggaagattcacactgagctgacatccgttgccaatctgcctctttttttttgattgaggaagattagccctgggcgaaGAACTGTgtcattcttcctctcttttgcatgtgggtcgacACCACAGTCAGGCTGACaggcggtgtaggtctgtgcacggcatccgaacccgcaaaGCCTGGGCCGACGAAGCAGAGCacgtcgaacttaaccactacgccacaggtccGTCCCCTGCTCTCTGTTTTCAATCAAATTAACTTTCTCAGAATGTTCTAGTTCAATTACTCCCATTCACTATCAGCCTAAGCTTTTAAAGCAAAGCAGGAACCTTGGAAATACATATTTGGCCCATGTCCACGAGTAATACAATCACTGTTGAAATTGAAGTGACCTCCAAAATGGCCACTACACTTCAACACGCAGGAGCTCTGAAAATGAGTGCGGTGGCTGCCTGTCGGCCAAGACTCCCCAGTCGGTCGGTGGTAGATGCTCTGAGGCTCATTGGTGGCCCCTGGGTCCCAGTTGGGGGAATCTTCCAAACACAGAGGGGCTCAGACGCTCAGTGGCTAAAACGAATGACAACTGTCAGCTGCACGTAAGAGAGAAGCCAGTTATTTTCTCAAATAATACGCAGCTCAGGGGGAAGGAGTCAAGGCTGGGGCAGTGACTCAACAAGGTCCTCACATGTTGTCTGTGTAGCTTGTTGAGGGGCTGGCTAACGGGTCAAAGGGGCCCcccgggccagcacatctaggttcaagacaggaagaaggaacagagctGTGCCACCTGTGTCCTTTCTCCCTTTATCAGGAAGGCAAAAGCTGTTCTAGAAACCCTGAACACACATCCACTTATATCTCATCGACCAGAATTGTGTCATGAAAAGCCTGGAAAGAGGAAGCCTGCGAAATTattttgctgccccctcccccaaagtatAATTTTAGAAGAGTCCAAAGGAAAAACTGCAGACAGATGAGCAATGAGCACTGTTGGCTTCTATTGGCACTTTGCCTGAGAGGGAGATTGGAATCACCTCCTTCTCCCCATGTGTTTGTGTAATCTCATGTGGTGTGCAAGCCAAGCTCACAGGGGCAGGACCTCTCAGTCCCCAgcacgggtgggggtggggtggttgcTGTGGGAAGTGACAGTCACAGGCTGCAGAGCCCCTAGTCCACATTCTCCTCATCCTCTGTGATGTCACACTGGGACTTCTTGCCTTCCACCCTGGGCTGTGGCTTCTGAGCTCACTATGGCCTCAGCGTTCGCTGGGAACATAGGGCTCTCGGAGCCAGTATCAGGGAGGGAGCCTGTGGGCACCAGATGTCCGGCCATGCAGCTCTGGGAGGATGACATGCCCCTCACGAAGGGGCGCCATCCCCCGCCTCAGGTCCCAATTCCCTGGCTCGTCCCGAGCCTGCTCGCTGCCTTCAGTGGAGTCCTGCTGGTCGCTGTCAGCGGACTCTTCTTTGGTTTCCCGTGAGTCTCCCACACAAGCCGGCAGGTTTCTTACAGAGTCAGAAAGGAAGACAGATCATGAGAGTCCGGACAGGGGAAGTGCAGAAGAGGCGTCAGGGAAGGGAGGATATTCTAGGCAGTGGGAACcaatgtgcaaaggcacagaggcatagAGTGCTTGGTGCCTTTGGGAGCTGTTGGTGGCTAGGAGTATTGGGTGACATTTGGTGGAGCCTCTCTGGGTCTGTCACCGCCCTGGCTATTTAGAGCAGGCTTTGAGGTCTGTGAGTCCGGACCAGGTGGAGTGAGTCCCGCGCGGAGCTTTGGGACTCCAGGATCAGCGCTGAGTCCTGCTCTGGTCTCAGTTGCAGATGGCTGgcccagaatggggagtgggcctTTCCTGTTGTCACAGGACCCCTCTTCGTCCTCACCTTCGGCATTCTCATGTTTCTAAACATCTCCGACCCTGGTATCTTGCACCAAGGTGAGCTCTCGGGCCCCTGGGAGAAGGAGGTAGCACCCTAAAGGGTCCTGCGTGCAGGGAAGATTCCTAAAGTGCTCCTCCCTTGTCCCCTCCTCGGGTCTCAAGACCCCGTCACCCCACATCCCCTTCACTTGGGCCCTGCTTCTGTTGCTTCATTTCCCAAGCCACCGAGATGCGGTACAACAGGATTCTGGAGGCTTTCCAGTTGCCTtggaggcagggccagggcaggctgggaagagaagccagctcttggcaaccactcagttgtgtcttcttccttcccactgcACACACTCCTTACATCACTGACAGTTCCAAAGGCCTGCGTTCTCACAGAAGTCCTCTGGCTGGACGTCTACCTTCCCTTGGACTGCCAGCCTCTCTGAGTTTGGTCAGCTTCCTCAGTGCGGACTAGGATTCCCCTGCACACCTCCTTGCCTAGGCCAGTGATGCTGCGGGGCGGCCCTCACCCCGGCAGCAGCAGTGTGACGAAGGGCTCCTGCCGCTGCCCAATCCTCTTCCCATGCCAGGCTCCAACGAACAGGGCCCCAGGATGGTGCGTGTGGTTTGGGCGAAGCATATAGCCTTCCGCCTGCAGTGGTGCCCACAGTGCTGCTTCCACCGCCCGCCGCGGACCTACCACTGCCCCTGGTGCAACATCTGTGTGGAGGTGAGCGCCCCTCTCATCTGCCCCCTTCTGGCCCACACCCCCACCCGCTCTGCACCTGCCTGGGACCAGGAGGCCCACTTGCACAGGGGACCAGTAGCAGACCTCAAACCACTTCCGGGACTGCTAAGGCCAAGGGTGGCAGTAACTCCCAGCCACTCTTGGTCACTCATGCAGctcactgcctccctgcctgcacctgtcctgggaggctggcccCTGCCGACCCAGGTGCTGACACGCCCAGGAGCATCGACATCTATGCTGAGCCTGGTCAAGCCAAGGGGAGGAAAGGCACCCCTGTCctaccccagggctggctgacacTAGATGCCCAAGGGCCCCACGGCTGGCTGTAGGCCTGGCCCGGGGAGCTTGACCTGTCCTCTTCTGGTGTCCAGAACgctgtcccctctccctctcGCTCAGGACTTCGACCACCACTGCAGGTGGGTGAACAATTGCATAGGTCACCGGAACTTGGGCTTGTTCATCCTGCTCCTCCTGTGCCTATGCTTGTACTTGGGCTCCATGCTTGTCACCTGCATGGTCTTCCTCCTGCGCACCACCCACCTGCCCTTCTCCATTGACAAGGTCATCGCGTATCCACCAGGCTGCAGGGTCCACTTGGCGAGCTGTGGGCAGGGCGAGGACAGCCGGAGGGCGGGGTCCCGGGGGCGGGCGAGTGGTGGGCGGGGTTACAGAGAAACCCCCTGGGGAGGACCAGTCTGGACCAGGGGAGGGTGGTAGGGTCCAGGCGAAGGGTGGGGCTAGGAGGCACTGCGGTGCGTGGGCAATCTAGCGGGGTCTTGGATGGAGGACGCTGAGGGTGGCACGAGACCAGGTTGGCAGGCGGGGGGTGAGGTTTACCAGGGgttggtgggtggggagaggatggacTGGCTGGTCGTGCGCGGGTCTGTCAGGGCCGGAGTTGGGGTGAGGGTCCGGGCCCGGGAGGTCCATTGCGGGCGCAGCTCCTTAGCTCGTGGGCAGCATCGTCGTAGTGGTCCCCGCTGCCGGCTTCCTGGTGCCTCTCTTGGTGCTTCTGCTGATGAAGGCCAGGTCGGTGAGCACCGCCCAGCGCTCCTACGAGGACAAGGTACGCGGGTCTCCGGGGCCGCCACGAAAGCGGTCTCTGGGCGGTCACCTTGGGCCTTCAGGACCTCCACACTTTCCGCCCTTTCTCCCCCGCCCTGGTCCTCATGGCCTGACCTCCCTTGAAGGTGCCTCGTGAGGCCTTGAGGCCCAGATTCAGCTCAGATCTCACCTCCTCTAGGGGCTCGGgggtccctctccctcccaggtgCACTGCTTCGAAGGCCTAGTGAGTGCTATGCAGCGCATCCGTTATTTTGAAGGCTGGGCATGGAGGTGAGGAAGGCCACATCCTGCGCTCCTGTTGATAAGGCCCCTGAAGTCAGAGAATCTCCCGCCCTTCGCCCGTGCACATTGagagaggggcctgccctgtgctgtGCAGTGCAGCGCAGActcagagggaatggagagttcAGAGAGGACCGCGGTGTAGAGGGTTTGGGGGCAGAAGGCAGAGCGAAGGGCGTTGCAGGTGAGGGGCAGAGCTTGCAAAAAGGCAGGGAAGCCGGAAAGTTTGTGGAATGTTGAGGATGCTGAGGGGACAGTTGTAATTGGAGCAGAAAGTGGATGGGAAATCAAGTGGACTGCTGGGCTCGGGCCAGATGGAAAAGGCAcgaaagtcagctggagccttctCTTGGTGCGGTGGAAACCTGGAAGCCAggacaggttttgttttttttttttaacatggagtaaaattcacccatttttagTGCCCAGTTAtaggagttttgacaaatgcatacagtccTGCAACCACCTCCATAATTAAGatttagaacagttccatcaccccccacaCTTCTCTGAAGCCCCTTTTGTAGTGGGTTTCTCCCCATACTtgttgcccctggcaaccactgatttgtctTCTATCCCTCTTGTCTTTCCTTGTCCAGAGTCTCGTGTGGATGAAGTcatagccttttgagtctggtgtcttgcacttagcataatgcgttTGAGATTCCTCCACGTTGCTGCCCGTAGgagttctttcctcctttctcttgctgTGTACTATTCCctcatatggatgtaccacagcttaCTTATCCATTTGCCAACggaaggatatttgggttgtttctgggtTTTGGTGATCATAAAGAAAGTggctataaacattcgtgtacagGCATGGgaagataagttttcatttctttgagtcaATTCTTAAGAGTGGCGCTGCTGGGTTAGATAGTAACTGAatgtttaacttgataagaaagtgccaaattgtcttccaaaatggctgtacccttttgcattcccacaagcagtgcatgggaaaTCCAGTTGCTTCTGCATCCTCATTAACATTTGGCATTGTCaccattttgttttctgattttccgTTGTAGCTAGTCTAAGAaacgtgtagtggtatctcattgtggtttgaatttgcatctTCCTAGTGACTAAtgctgttgagcatcctttcatgctcttatttgccatctgtatatctttgattAAATGTCTGTTCCAATCGTTTGCCCATTCAAAAAATTATGTTGTTTTCTTAGTATTAGATTTAAAGAgttctttctatctgctagattcaGCTACGTGTTTTGCAGTCTTTTCCCAGCCTTTGGCCTTATTTTCTTGCCAGTGTTTGTCCAAGATCAGAAGTGTTCGATTTGGATCAAGTgcgttttcagttttgtcttcaaTGGCTTGTGTTTTGGTGTTgtaattaagaaatctttgcctaaaccGAGGTCaccaagattttctcctatgttttcttctagaagctttatagttttaggttttctcTTTAGGCCTCCTATTCATTTTGGGTTAAATTTTGGTTATGAAGCAGGGTATGAGTCAAGACTTATAGTTTTGCGTGTGGGTTGTTCCAagagcatttgttgaaaagacagtccTTTTTCTGTTGAGTTGTCTTTGCACATtcctcaaaaatcaattgactatatagatgtgggtgtatttctgaactgtctcttttttTGCCACTACCACACTGTCTTCACTGGTAGCTTTCTATGAAGTCTTGAAATGACACAATGTGacatctccaactttgttctttttttcagagtTCTTGTGGCTATCCTAGTTCCTTTGATTCTCCATATAAAttaagaatcagcttgtcaattgctAGAACTaagtttgctgagattttcacttggattgcattgaacctgtagacCGCTTTGGAAAATGGACCTTTTAACAGTATTGATCTTTTAATCCACGAAAATGGGATACCTCTCCATATTCAGGTCTTCTTTGATGTCTTTCCTTAGTgttgtgtagttttcagcatatacagCTTGCATACCTTGTGTTAGATGTTTTCTaagtatttccttgttttttgtgcTCTTATAAATTTTTTGCAAAATTGAATTTACATTTGCTTACTATTGTTAGAAAATACAGTGGACTTTTGTATGTTTGTCTCGGATCTTGGAATTTTTCTGGATTGACTTATAAGTTCTAGTAGCCTTTTTGTTGATTCTACCTCAAaattcatgtcatctgtgaataaggaCAGTTTCATTTCCCCCTTTCCAGCGTGtctggctttatttctttttcttgtcttcctgcactgtCTCGGCCCTCCGCTACAGTGGCAGGTGGAGTGGTAAAAGTGGAGCTCCTTGCCGTGGGTTTCCTTCAGCAGGACAGGGACTTGAGTAAAGGCTTTTTTAGGAAGACTGTAGTGG is part of the Diceros bicornis minor isolate mBicDic1 chromosome 15, mDicBic1.mat.cur, whole genome shotgun sequence genome and harbors:
- the LOC131415090 gene encoding palmitoyltransferase ZDHHC19-like, which translates into the protein MPLTKGRHPPPQVPIPWLVPSLLAAFSGVLLVAVSGLFFGFPCRWLAQNGEWAFPVVTGPLFVLTFGILMFLNISDPGILHQGSNEQGPRMVRVVWAKHIAFRLQWCPQCCFHRPPRTYHCPWCNICVEDFDHHCRWVNNCIGHRNLGLFILLLLCLCLYLGSMLVTCMVFLLRTTHLPFSIDKVIAIVVVVPAAGFLVPLLVLLLMKARSVSTAQRSYEDKYQYLHGHNPFDLGCGKNWYWTLCAALGPKYMSEAVGLQRVVGPDWVPTRNLHFQTCPSMPIPEALPGLGSGRKVQPLDLYQAGQDPPGSGEAAALQELKHSELEGGGS